In Rutidosis leptorrhynchoides isolate AG116_Rl617_1_P2 chromosome 2, CSIRO_AGI_Rlap_v1, whole genome shotgun sequence, one genomic interval encodes:
- the LOC139891981 gene encoding bidirectional sugar transporter SWEET6a-like: MTMNNMQIRTIVGIIGNVISFVLFISPGPTIWRIFRKKDVEEFSPDPYIACVMNCLLWIFYGLPINHPNSILVITINGTGLLLELLYLSTFLLYGKTAHRKKICIWLAVEVAALGLIAGIDLGTFHTHTSRSNFVGIFCVIFGIIMYGSPLTIMWKVIKTKSVEFMPFPLSLAAFLNGICWTTYALLKFDLFILIANGTGGLLGAAQLVLYGCYYGSTPKKSKSVPPTAEVQLENV, encoded by the exons ATGACAATGAATAACATGCAGATTCGTACCATCGTCGGAATCATAG GGAATGTGATTTCTTTTGTGCTTTTCATCTCGCCTGG GCCTACGATTTGGAGGATTTTTAGAAAAAAAGATGTAGAGGAGTTTTCACCGGATCCGTATATAGCATGTGTCATGAACTGTTTGTTGTGGATCTTTTATGGTTTGCCAATTAATCATCCAAACAGTATCTTAGTCATCACTATTAATGGTACTGGTCTTTTGTTGGAGCTTCTCTATCTCAGTACATTCCTCTTGTATGGTAAAACTGCTCATAGG AAGAAGATTTGTATATGGTTAGCTGTTGAGGTTGCGGCCCTTGGCCTTATTGCTGGTATTGATTTGGGAACATTTCATACCCATACGAGTAGATCGAATTTTGTAGGGATCTTTTGTGTGATATTTGGTATCATCATGTATGGTTCTCCTCTTACTATCATG TGGAAAGTGATTAAAACTAAGAGTGTTGAATTCATGCCATTCCCACTTTCATTGGCTGCTTTCTTGAATGGTATCTGTTGGACTACATATGCTCTCCTCAAATTCGATCTCTTTATCCTG ATTGCTAATGGTACAGGGGGACTTCTTGGGGCTGCACAGCTTGTTCTATATGGATGTTACTATGGATCAACTCCAAAGAAGAGCAAAAGCGTACCACCTACTGCTGAAGTACAGCTCGAAAACGTGTAG